In Haloterrigena turkmenica DSM 5511, a single genomic region encodes these proteins:
- a CDS encoding IclR family transcriptional regulator, translating into MTDSDQTETRRLKSVDQSFTIVEYLRDRDGATLSELAEDLEMAISTAHIHLSTLVESGYVVKNDNEYDCSFRFLATGGEMRDGMALYQAAKPEVDDLRETSGEHANLTVKENGYSVQLYKSQSPESIDDNAPLGRHLHLHSTATGKAILAQLSADELDAVIERRGLPAVTDNTVTSRDALEDELQEIRDRGYSINRGEHFPGVSAVATSILSEPDGVIGAISISGPRSRMETDRIEAELAPELLNKKNIIELKIRQYE; encoded by the coding sequence ATGACCGACAGCGATCAAACGGAGACGCGGCGGCTGAAGAGCGTCGATCAGTCTTTCACCATTGTTGAATACCTTCGCGATCGCGACGGGGCGACGCTGTCCGAACTCGCCGAGGACCTCGAAATGGCGATCAGTACGGCTCACATCCACCTGTCGACGCTCGTTGAGAGCGGCTACGTCGTCAAAAACGACAACGAGTACGACTGTAGCTTCCGGTTCCTGGCCACCGGCGGGGAGATGCGCGACGGGATGGCGCTCTACCAGGCGGCAAAGCCGGAAGTCGACGACCTCCGGGAAACATCGGGGGAACACGCGAATCTCACGGTCAAGGAGAACGGGTATTCGGTGCAACTGTACAAGTCGCAGAGCCCGGAATCGATCGACGACAACGCGCCGCTGGGTCGCCACCTCCATCTCCACTCGACGGCGACGGGGAAGGCGATCCTCGCCCAACTCTCCGCGGACGAACTCGACGCGGTCATCGAACGGCGCGGTCTGCCGGCCGTTACCGATAATACGGTCACGAGTCGGGACGCGCTCGAGGACGAACTCCAGGAGATTCGGGACCGTGGATATTCCATCAACCGCGGCGAGCACTTCCCCGGCGTCAGTGCGGTCGCGACTTCAATACTATCGGAACCGGACGGCGTGATCGGTGCGATCAGTATCAGCGGCCCGCGCAGCCGAATGGAGACCGATCGGATCGAAGCCGAACTCGCTCCCGAGCTCCTCAACAAGAAGAACATCATCGAACTGAAGATCCGACAGTACGAGTAA
- a CDS encoding 4-carboxy-4-hydroxy-2-oxoadipate aldolase/oxaloacetate decarboxylase, whose translation MHAIEHDVERPDRDVVSAFEEIPSTIVSDVTGNIGLSMDSGLQPAYNDIEMAGSAITVNASPGDNLIIHKAITMAEPGDVLVIDSEGYTETGHFGELMCKSCQVNGICGIVIDGAYRDSKAIGEMEFPVYGRGTHPRGPLKQDPGSINVPISCGGVTVEPGDIVVGDDDGLAVVPRESAAEILERSYDKLESEDEVREELVEGEYLFELNNYDKLFEEMEVVGPEDSIQ comes from the coding sequence ATGCACGCGATCGAGCACGACGTAGAGCGACCGGACCGTGACGTCGTATCAGCCTTCGAAGAGATTCCGAGCACCATCGTCTCCGACGTGACGGGGAACATCGGGCTCTCGATGGATTCCGGCCTCCAGCCCGCCTACAACGATATCGAGATGGCCGGCTCCGCGATTACGGTCAACGCCTCGCCCGGAGACAATCTGATCATCCACAAGGCGATCACGATGGCGGAACCGGGTGACGTTCTCGTCATCGACTCCGAAGGGTACACCGAGACCGGCCATTTCGGCGAACTCATGTGCAAGTCCTGTCAGGTGAACGGAATCTGCGGGATCGTCATCGACGGTGCCTACCGCGACAGCAAGGCGATCGGCGAGATGGAGTTCCCGGTATACGGCCGCGGTACGCATCCGCGAGGTCCACTTAAGCAGGACCCGGGCTCGATCAACGTCCCGATCTCCTGTGGCGGCGTCACCGTCGAGCCCGGCGACATCGTGGTCGGCGACGACGACGGTCTCGCCGTCGTCCCGCGTGAGAGCGCCGCGGAAATTCTCGAGCGATCGTACGACAAACTCGAGTCGGAAGACGAGGTCCGCGAGGAACTCGTGGAGGGCGAGTACCTCTTCGAACTCAACAACTACGACAAGTTGTTCGAGGAGATGGAAGTCGTCGGCCCGGAGGACTCGATTCAGTAA
- a CDS encoding homoserine dehydrogenase, with product MRLAILGAGDVGRSVADLAGEYGHEVVALADSTNAVIDADGIDVEGALQRKRSDEPVGVDDPDDVFDIEYDVLVEATPTTLGDAEPGFSHVERALEADRHVVLANKGPVAERYEEMRALEADSEGSVRFEATVGGAIPALSTVEDCMPENVTAVRGVLNGTANFILTRMAAEGLDYEHVLAEAQDLGVAEADPTFDVDGTDAALKFVILANVLSDGGFALEDASVEGIQNIPGSALNLAAEDGRTIRLIGEATREGVRVGPRLVPENGPLAVTGTRNIIQIETHNAGSLHSSGRGAGGPETATAVLSDVNRLADR from the coding sequence ATGCGACTCGCAATTCTCGGCGCGGGCGACGTCGGGCGGTCGGTCGCCGACCTCGCCGGCGAGTACGGCCACGAGGTCGTCGCGCTCGCCGACTCGACGAACGCCGTCATCGACGCCGACGGTATCGACGTCGAGGGCGCTCTCCAGCGCAAACGCAGCGACGAACCCGTCGGCGTCGACGACCCCGACGACGTCTTCGACATCGAGTACGACGTCCTCGTGGAGGCGACGCCGACGACGCTCGGCGACGCCGAACCCGGCTTCTCCCACGTCGAACGCGCCCTCGAGGCCGACCGCCACGTCGTATTGGCTAACAAGGGTCCCGTCGCGGAACGCTACGAGGAGATGCGGGCTCTCGAGGCCGACAGCGAAGGGTCGGTGCGCTTCGAGGCCACCGTCGGCGGTGCGATTCCCGCGCTCTCGACGGTCGAAGACTGCATGCCGGAGAACGTCACGGCGGTTCGGGGCGTGCTCAACGGCACCGCGAACTTCATCCTGACGCGGATGGCCGCCGAAGGACTGGACTACGAGCACGTCCTCGCGGAAGCCCAGGATCTGGGCGTCGCCGAGGCTGATCCCACCTTCGACGTCGATGGCACCGACGCCGCACTCAAATTCGTCATTCTCGCGAACGTGCTTTCCGACGGCGGTTTCGCCCTCGAGGACGCGAGCGTCGAGGGAATCCAGAACATTCCGGGGAGCGCGCTGAATCTTGCGGCCGAGGACGGTCGAACGATTCGCCTGATCGGCGAAGCCACCCGCGAGGGCGTCCGCGTCGGGCCACGACTCGTTCCCGAGAACGGGCCTCTCGCCGTCACCGGCACCCGGAACATCATCCAGATCGAAACCCACAACGCCGGCTCCTTACACTCGAGCGGGCGCGGTGCCGGCGGTCCCGAGACGGCCACCGCCGTCCTCTCGGACGTCAACCGGCTGGCGGATCGCTGA
- a CDS encoding type I 3-dehydroquinate dehydratase encodes MTVDGFALAATTNDLTREPKARDTADIIEFRMDSAEDPIEQLADYDGDLPILATNRSRWFGGHAADRGRLDQLMAAAEFDVVEMVDVELETARGMQWVLEEFREQDVELVISFHEFDETPDQETLDAIIEECARYGDIAKVATYAADREDCLRILTAIDTATQNGIRAAGIAMGELGSHTRVIGPLYGSALGYAPLESDKSEYAPGQLPLHRLDSLVEMIKESGTDSRIFDQLDEEYPSRQEVTQTE; translated from the coding sequence ATGACTGTCGACGGTTTCGCCCTCGCCGCAACAACGAACGATCTGACACGGGAGCCGAAAGCTCGTGACACCGCTGACATCATCGAGTTCCGGATGGACAGCGCGGAGGACCCGATCGAACAACTCGCCGACTACGACGGCGACCTGCCGATCCTCGCTACGAACCGCTCGCGGTGGTTCGGCGGCCACGCGGCCGACCGCGGCCGACTGGATCAACTGATGGCCGCCGCCGAGTTCGACGTCGTCGAGATGGTGGACGTGGAACTCGAGACGGCACGCGGCATGCAGTGGGTCCTCGAGGAGTTCCGCGAACAGGACGTCGAACTGGTCATCTCCTTCCACGAGTTCGACGAGACGCCCGATCAGGAGACCCTCGACGCGATCATCGAGGAGTGCGCCCGGTACGGCGATATCGCCAAAGTCGCGACCTACGCCGCGGATCGCGAGGACTGCCTGCGGATCCTGACGGCGATCGATACCGCGACGCAGAACGGCATTCGGGCGGCCGGCATCGCGATGGGCGAACTCGGCAGTCACACGCGCGTAATCGGCCCGCTGTACGGCTCCGCGCTGGGCTACGCGCCGCTCGAGTCCGACAAGAGCGAGTACGCGCCGGGGCAGCTACCGCTGCACCGACTCGACTCGCTGGTCGAGATGATCAAGGAAAGCGGTACGGACAGTCGGATCTTCGACCAGTTGGACGAGGAGTACCCGAGTCGACAGGAAGTCACGCAGACGGAGTGA
- a CDS encoding archaea-specific SMC-related protein, protein MEPGLDTKQRDIPGAATLSVDNIGGIDETEVTFHHGVTVLSGRNATNRTSLLQAIMAALGSEQASLKADADEGQAVLEFGDETYRRTLERRGGTIVTDGDPYLDDPELADLFAFLLETNEARQAVARGDDLRELIMRPVDTNAIKAEIEQYEQQKRELDERLSELDDLENRLPDLEAKRTRLTDEIESLQADLEEAREELEETNVDVEQRREEESELEEKLAELRDTRSELETVRDRIETERESIEALEDERDEVEARLESLSSGDETEVSRLEAEIDTLQAEKAELSQEISQLQSTIQFNEQLLDEQESVLPDVATEDDDGPVTDQLLADSESVTCWTCGSSVPRDQIETTIEQLRSVRQERIEERSEISSELDERRETLSEINENKTEYRQTQRRLDSIDDELDRRQDRLDDLTDDREALTDEIDDLETTIDDLETDDYSGVLDQHKEVNQLEFELERKEREREEIDDEIDEIEQRLDDRSNLQERREDVTDELTDLRTRIDQIEADAVEGFNEHMENLLEVLGYDNLDRIWIDRTRREVREGRRKVERSSFDLKIVRSTDDGAAYEDTIGHLSESEREVTGLVFALAGYLVHDVYETVPFMLLDSLEAIDAERIAKVVEYFESYVPYLVVALLDEDAQAVDVEHEVVSDI, encoded by the coding sequence ATGGAACCTGGACTGGATACGAAACAACGAGACATTCCGGGGGCGGCTACCCTTTCAGTCGATAACATCGGGGGTATCGACGAAACGGAGGTTACGTTTCACCACGGAGTGACTGTGCTCTCCGGTCGCAACGCGACTAACCGAACATCACTGCTGCAAGCGATCATGGCGGCGCTCGGAAGCGAACAAGCGAGTCTCAAAGCCGACGCTGACGAGGGCCAGGCGGTCCTCGAGTTCGGCGACGAGACGTACCGGCGGACGCTCGAGCGACGAGGCGGAACGATCGTCACCGACGGCGACCCCTATCTCGACGATCCGGAACTCGCCGATCTGTTCGCGTTCCTGCTCGAAACCAACGAAGCGCGACAGGCCGTCGCCCGCGGAGACGACCTCCGCGAGCTGATCATGCGGCCGGTCGACACCAACGCGATAAAGGCCGAAATCGAGCAGTACGAACAGCAGAAACGGGAACTCGACGAGCGGCTGTCCGAACTCGACGATCTCGAGAATCGATTGCCCGATCTCGAGGCGAAACGGACCCGTCTCACCGACGAGATCGAGTCGCTTCAGGCGGACCTCGAAGAGGCCCGCGAAGAACTCGAGGAGACGAACGTCGACGTCGAACAGCGACGCGAGGAGGAGTCCGAACTCGAGGAGAAACTCGCGGAGCTTCGCGACACCCGCTCGGAGCTCGAAACCGTCCGCGATCGCATCGAGACCGAACGCGAGAGTATCGAGGCCCTCGAGGACGAACGCGACGAGGTCGAGGCGCGTCTCGAATCGCTCTCGTCGGGCGACGAGACGGAGGTCAGCCGCCTCGAAGCCGAAATCGATACCCTCCAGGCGGAGAAGGCGGAACTCTCCCAGGAGATCTCACAGCTGCAGAGCACGATTCAGTTCAACGAGCAACTGCTCGACGAACAGGAGTCGGTCCTCCCGGACGTCGCCACCGAGGACGATGACGGCCCGGTTACGGATCAGTTGCTCGCGGACTCGGAGTCGGTCACCTGCTGGACGTGTGGCTCGTCGGTGCCCCGCGACCAGATCGAGACGACGATCGAACAGCTCCGATCCGTCCGACAGGAGCGCATCGAAGAGCGCTCCGAGATCAGCTCCGAACTCGACGAACGGCGAGAGACCCTCTCGGAGATCAACGAGAACAAGACCGAGTACCGACAGACCCAGCGTCGCCTCGACTCGATCGACGATGAACTCGACCGGCGACAGGACCGGCTCGACGATCTGACCGACGACCGCGAGGCCCTCACCGACGAAATCGACGACCTCGAGACGACGATCGACGACCTCGAGACCGACGACTACAGCGGGGTCCTCGATCAGCACAAGGAGGTCAACCAGCTCGAGTTCGAACTCGAACGCAAGGAACGCGAGCGCGAGGAGATCGACGACGAGATCGACGAGATCGAACAGCGACTCGACGACCGCAGCAATCTCCAGGAGCGCCGCGAGGACGTCACCGACGAACTGACGGATCTCCGGACGCGCATCGATCAGATCGAGGCCGACGCCGTCGAGGGGTTCAACGAACACATGGAGAACCTCCTCGAGGTGCTGGGCTACGATAACCTCGACCGCATCTGGATCGACCGGACGCGCCGCGAGGTCCGCGAAGGTCGCCGGAAGGTCGAGCGCTCGTCGTTCGACCTCAAGATCGTCCGCAGTACCGACGACGGCGCGGCCTACGAGGACACGATCGGCCACCTGAGCGAGAGCGAGCGAGAGGTGACCGGACTCGTGTTCGCGCTCGCGGGCTATCTCGTCCACGACGTCTACGAGACGGTCCCGTTCATGCTGCTCGACTCCCTCGAGGCGATCGACGCCGAACGGATCGCCAAAGTCGTCGAGTACTTCGAGTCCTACGTGCCGTATCTCGTCGTGGCGCTGCTGGACGAGGACGCACAGGCCGTCGACGTCGAGCACGAGGTCGTCTCGGACATCTAA
- a CDS encoding zinc ribbon domain-containing protein, translating to MTWLRAVVAAGLSMVFPGAGHVVIRDWLRALLFAGLYLVTFWLFFPVDQIATAESFSEAMTITSEVDMLSQLTLLFVNLIAAFDAVIRALEFSPNAAGDDGGATCPECGKELDEDLEFCHWCTARLEPSPEEEPAQS from the coding sequence ATGACATGGCTTCGCGCGGTCGTCGCCGCTGGCCTCTCGATGGTCTTTCCCGGTGCCGGACACGTCGTGATCCGGGACTGGCTCCGAGCCCTGCTCTTTGCTGGACTCTACCTCGTCACGTTTTGGCTCTTCTTCCCGGTCGATCAGATCGCGACGGCAGAATCGTTTTCCGAGGCGATGACGATCACCAGCGAGGTCGACATGCTCTCTCAGCTGACGCTCCTGTTCGTCAACCTCATCGCGGCGTTCGACGCCGTCATCCGGGCGTTGGAATTCTCGCCGAACGCCGCCGGAGACGACGGCGGGGCCACCTGTCCCGAGTGCGGCAAGGAACTCGACGAGGACCTCGAGTTCTGTCACTGGTGTACGGCCCGCCTTGAGCCGAGTCCCGAGGAGGAACCGGCCCAGTCGTGA
- the rdfA gene encoding rod-determining factor RdfA, with protein sequence MTDRSSSTDSEAVCTCKLGRVATQYELAGLNDDLVAYWTGDGDDQRSTRELATYVNQRVLEAALEEANIPPKEGEVENTYRLLTDDDVSSGTQVQTRNELQRDGVPIERVESDFVSHQTVYNHLTDCLGAKLETPSDEERLERSSEKLGALQNRTAAVTADTVSQLERNDVVAIGDFDVTVSVTVTCEDCLQEYTIRELLENRACDCHTVDVDDA encoded by the coding sequence GTGACCGATCGTTCCAGTTCGACTGATTCGGAGGCGGTATGTACGTGCAAGCTCGGGCGAGTCGCGACGCAGTACGAGCTCGCGGGCCTCAACGACGACCTGGTCGCCTACTGGACGGGGGACGGGGATGACCAGCGCAGCACGCGCGAGCTCGCGACCTACGTCAATCAACGGGTTCTCGAGGCAGCGCTCGAGGAGGCGAATATCCCGCCCAAAGAGGGGGAAGTCGAGAACACCTACCGGCTGTTGACCGACGACGACGTCAGCAGCGGGACCCAGGTGCAGACCCGAAACGAACTCCAGCGGGACGGCGTTCCGATCGAGCGGGTCGAATCGGATTTCGTCTCCCACCAGACGGTCTACAATCACCTCACCGACTGCCTCGGCGCGAAACTCGAGACGCCGAGCGATGAAGAACGGCTAGAGCGAAGCAGTGAAAAGCTCGGTGCGTTACAGAATCGAACCGCGGCCGTTACGGCGGACACCGTTTCTCAACTCGAGCGCAACGACGTCGTCGCCATCGGCGACTTCGACGTCACCGTCTCGGTTACGGTGACCTGTGAGGACTGCCTCCAGGAGTACACCATCAGGGAACTCCTCGAGAACCGGGCGTGTGATTGCCACACGGTAGACGTGGACGACGCATAA
- a CDS encoding amino acid-binding protein — MGDAPTPPGDLGTEADGGVRTYTVRLELVDEPGELLDALTPIAENGGNLMSIHHERGNITPRGHIPVEVDLGCPPDRFDDIVAALRETGINVIQAGAERYGEEISVVLVGHLIETDLSDTLLAIEDETSAAVLDLSLSAPQGTGDTSSARLRLAIDSGRSEAVFDTIRSVSEEKDLTVVEPLLGGDA, encoded by the coding sequence ATGGGTGATGCACCGACGCCACCGGGTGACCTCGGCACCGAGGCCGACGGCGGCGTTCGTACCTATACCGTCCGCCTCGAGCTGGTCGACGAACCCGGCGAGTTACTCGATGCGCTGACACCGATCGCCGAAAACGGCGGCAATCTCATGAGTATTCACCACGAGCGCGGCAACATCACGCCGCGGGGACACATTCCCGTCGAGGTCGACCTCGGCTGCCCGCCGGATCGGTTCGACGATATCGTCGCCGCACTCCGAGAAACCGGAATCAACGTCATTCAGGCCGGCGCCGAACGCTACGGCGAGGAGATCAGCGTCGTGCTGGTCGGCCACCTCATCGAGACGGACCTCTCCGATACCCTGCTGGCGATCGAAGACGAAACGAGCGCCGCGGTCCTCGACCTGTCGCTGTCCGCGCCCCAGGGAACCGGCGACACCTCGAGTGCCCGCTTGCGACTCGCGATCGACTCCGGGCGGTCCGAAGCGGTCTTCGACACTATCCGCTCGGTCAGCGAGGAGAAGGACCTCACGGTCGTCGAGCCGCTGCTCGGAGGTGACGCCTGA
- a CDS encoding DUF7331 family protein, whose protein sequence is MHATGDYDEREATADRAFDHYVSYADGDGTVICDRRTPSAWIRSTTTWSCQR, encoded by the coding sequence ATGCACGCAACGGGAGACTACGACGAGCGAGAGGCGACGGCGGATCGAGCGTTCGACCACTACGTCAGCTACGCGGACGGCGACGGCACCGTCATCTGCGACCGGCGAACCCCCTCCGCGTGGATTCGATCGACGACCACGTGGTCGTGTCAGCGGTGA
- a CDS encoding NADH dehydrogenase, with amino-acid sequence MSITREAIRSVEPPEFAVTLRNAGLAGAGGAGFPTYAKWERLEEVDSLLVNHQESEPNYYMDKWLGRERTEELAALFDGLLERAFDRIVIAAKWPDRDEWMGGLEAATDATVYAPDALPVSEDETGIVIAYTDDKYEFGMESVLMRLVAGVVMGGNELPMDNGWIVQNTETLSNVYRALVDGAPTTRKFVHVDGRVPTHRFLEVPIGTPATDLLEAAGRTDELADNEVILDGGPGWCFEIDAAPDAFGVRKRTNCLLVMEESVVEENTIGSGGRVNVLASAAWKQSVHETAPTEALRPDRVEVPLITNPAFEGVVTPSEPIVTVGDDLETDEMIARPADGISIAQHAPIDGTVTGVDDRSITIERDERLTSD; translated from the coding sequence ATGAGTATTACTCGAGAGGCCATTCGATCGGTTGAACCGCCCGAGTTCGCAGTGACGCTTCGCAACGCCGGCCTCGCGGGCGCAGGCGGTGCCGGGTTCCCGACCTACGCCAAGTGGGAGCGCCTCGAGGAGGTCGACTCGCTGCTGGTCAATCACCAGGAGAGCGAACCGAACTACTACATGGACAAGTGGCTGGGCCGCGAGCGAACCGAGGAGTTGGCGGCGCTGTTCGACGGGCTCCTCGAGCGGGCGTTCGATCGGATCGTCATCGCCGCCAAGTGGCCCGACCGCGACGAGTGGATGGGCGGCCTCGAGGCGGCGACCGACGCGACGGTCTACGCCCCAGACGCGCTGCCGGTCTCCGAAGACGAGACGGGAATCGTCATCGCCTACACCGACGACAAGTACGAGTTCGGGATGGAGAGCGTCCTCATGCGACTCGTCGCGGGCGTGGTTATGGGGGGCAACGAACTCCCGATGGACAACGGCTGGATCGTCCAGAACACCGAGACGCTCTCGAACGTCTACCGCGCCCTCGTCGACGGGGCGCCGACGACCCGAAAGTTCGTCCACGTCGATGGCCGGGTGCCGACCCACCGGTTCCTCGAGGTGCCGATCGGCACGCCCGCGACGGACCTGCTCGAGGCGGCGGGGCGCACGGACGAGCTCGCTGACAACGAGGTCATCCTCGACGGCGGTCCGGGATGGTGTTTCGAGATCGACGCCGCACCGGACGCGTTCGGGGTCCGCAAGCGAACGAACTGCCTGCTCGTGATGGAGGAGTCGGTCGTCGAGGAGAACACTATCGGGAGCGGCGGTCGGGTCAACGTCCTCGCGTCGGCGGCGTGGAAGCAGTCGGTCCACGAGACGGCCCCGACGGAGGCGCTCCGTCCGGACCGCGTCGAAGTACCCCTGATCACGAACCCCGCTTTCGAGGGGGTCGTCACGCCCAGCGAGCCGATCGTGACGGTCGGCGACGACCTCGAGACCGATGAGATGATCGCCCGGCCGGCCGACGGAATCAGCATCGCCCAGCACGCCCCGATCGACGGCACGGTCACCGGCGTCGACGATCGATCGATTACGATCGAGCGCGACGAACGACTGACGTCGGACTGA